Below is a genomic region from Schistocerca americana isolate TAMUIC-IGC-003095 chromosome 1, iqSchAmer2.1, whole genome shotgun sequence.
cgatttgcttcggacgaataaGTGCACACCTACGTAAAATAATGGTTTCTTAGGGAACATAAATATTTTTCCACTAAGACACTGACCGTTTTCACAGagagataaatttattaacaggttgggattaatttttaaatacaaacagtttacttactttttccccatCTGACTCGATTTAAAGGATGGTCAGTTGCAGACTGGAAAACTTATAAGGGTATTGCGCGATAGACTGTGACGAGAAATAATTGCAAAGAAAAGAAATCGATGCGCTGCGCCTTTTCCGAGACAATTGACATAGAAGTTAGCCTATCAGGTCATTGCCCGCACAAATTCAAGCTGCCCGCCCAATACAATTGGTgtaagttgttctcatagcgtagatgatagcgcacgaaacTGCTCAGCGTTTGGTTCAGATTCGGTCCTATGTCCAATTTCTGTAtcgttctcttgttcggttttaggaaaccaaacgaggacttctttggcgacaccgtctctggcgggccgcttgaatttgcgcccgCGTCGGCCTGaccggctaacttcaatgctaatcaattcggaaacggcgcaacatatcgcaCTGTTTTCTTAACAAGTATTTCTCAACACAATCTACCCTACAAcatctttacaagcttttcagactgtttatgactaCGCTGTACATGTGATGGATGTTACGGACAACTCTCCTCTGCTGTACAGTTAAAGCAGTCTAAATAAGGGTCACGCAGCTTCGCTTTGAACCGCGAGACAGAGTTAAAATGGTCTATACTACTATACGGCTAATGAGTGCCCTGTAACAATCTACTTTCCAGAGGCCTTCAGATCCGACCACTAGATCGGAAAACGCGCATCGCAGACTGCCACCACATAGCTTCCAACCAGTTTCTAGTTCCACGTGCAGGTACCACAGATTATCAActcgataaaaaataaataaaaaataattaaaaaaggataAGAGTTCAAAAGTGAAAGGAAAAGGACACTATCAAAACGCAACATTTCTAGTTTCCAAGGGACTACACGTAATTTATTGACTTATATTAGACCTGGGCCAAGTTCTCCTCGTCTATTAAACCAGCTAGCTAATTGAGTCTTCTTCGTACATGTTTGCACACCAAACTCCAAGATTAGCATAGAAACTGGGAGAACATGGAAACGCTCCTGCGAATTGTTTCAAAGCTTTCTTCACTATAAGTAAAGTAGAGACGTATGGCATGAATAGCTGGGAGAACTCGAAGGGAGGTTCAATCGCCTTAGCGGAAAGGCATTCCCCAGAATTTGAGCCCGAAGGCACTTTTCCTTCGCTAAGTATGAGTTGTGTGAGGAAGTATATCTGTtaatgtaggtgactgtaatgtctctctctctctctctctatgtgtgtgtgtgtgtgtgtgtgtgtgtgtgtgtgtgtgtgtgtgtgtgtgtgtgtgtgcgcgcgcgcgcgagtgcggAGTGTTGTTCGTGTTGTGTGTCGGCATATGGTCTActcgcgaatagcaccaaggggaccaCCGAGCTTCAAATCCCCATCCTACTGATTGATTACCATCAACAGTGTCGCTTGCCCTCCTTTCTTggaacactgcggagaggtttaaaAATTAATTCAGGACGTTGGCACAAACATCTTACGCCGTCGCCTCTCCTGTCTCCACTGCCCCAGCGGCTGTCTAAGGACTGCCCACACCCGACGTTGCTTATCTGAAGGAAACTTGTGTATCAACGTCGACACGGCCGTTGACTCTTTACTGATAAAAACACTTAATTTATCGTGAGGCACTCTCGCTGCCGATCTGGTACATGAGACCGTTCTCAGAGGGCCAACGACCCGCCTCCTATCCCCCTGATTCCAGCCACGCATCGGGCCTAGTAAGGCTGGTCTTGCGTCTGGCCGCACATTTGTGTGTTCgccagaataacaaagaaacaaaccccaaataattaataataaatacaTGTGATTGTCCATTCCGGATATATTCTTAATGGTTCATTGGTGTACTTGTTATCatgttataaattttattttaaagtccCCAAATCATGGATAATGTTCACCTCTGATTAAAAATTCGAAGAGGGCGTAATATACTGATTCCTGACATGATGAGGACTAATATTCCGGAATCTAACGTCGGATGCGACCATTTTGAGAGAATTGACTAACAGCTTAAGATGGCGACAACCAAATTCAGACAAAAACTCAAACAGCTCTTCTACTTGCTTGAGGGGGCGTAGTGAAGACAGGTTGGGAAACCTCCGGGGACTAAAGATATTTTCTGTTCTCTAAGTCCCGGTAGGCAGTCCTCGACCACTGGCCCTCCCTTTCAACGCCATAAAACCCCAGAGCGCAGCTGCCCCAACCCCAGTTTTGCCAGCTTTTCGGACCACCGGATGGAGCAAGAAGAATCCGACACGCACGGGTATACTCCTGACCGCCTTCGGTCAAATTAAAGTTTGTCTGCTCATTCTGTTGAACAGAGGAAAGAAAAGTCGATCGCATATTTCGCCACCTTTCCTAGTAGACGCGCGGACTACGTAACGTTGTTGCGTGAGGCTACACTTTTCTACAAGCAGTCATCGCAACGACCATCTATCGTCATCTCGATCGCTGCCTCATGGGTTCAGCTCAATTTGTAATACATTAGATTTCTCACAGGGATCCAACTTTTTCCAGCGCTTAAAATCGAGGGGTCGTTTAAGTCCGTCTGATAATTATGTTGATTCCTGTATTCACTTATTACAATTTTCGTATGTCAGTAGTTTATGTTGTCAGTGAACGCTACTCCCTGCTGTATGTAAATTCTAGTAGTTTATGTTGTCAGTGAACGTTACTCCCTGCTGTATGTAAATTCTAGGAGAACATATCCTAGTGTTAAACTTTAAGGTGTCTTAATTAGAGTTGTGTCAACTGCCCAATTTCCTCATTTCCTAATTAACTGGGATACCCTACAAGTAGGAACGATGTTCACTGTCTTCCACAGTCGGAACTGAGGTACATCTCTGTTAAATTCGAGCCGACTTTTCGCCTCAAAAGACACTGCTGGAGTTGCAACCTGACACTACTGTGGTGAGCAGTTTACGGATGGCTGCCCAGCGGCTACAGGCTGCCGATCAACTGCTGCGCCGAGGTTGTTCAAAGCGTATTTCCAACAGTTTCTGGCAAATAAGTGCCACCATGGAAAAATCATTAATACTAAGCCAGCGCAGTATTCCCCAACTACAACCCACTTAGAATGATTAGACGGAGTCTCACGCATTGTCTCCGGGCTGGGAAAAGCTCCACTGGGAACTGGTGACAACAATAGCGTATTGAATGAACCCAGTAATTATATGCTACGAAGCTACACCCTAGAGTTTTATAAAATTCCTGTAgactacgctatctgatcaaatgtatcgcGACACCTAGTAGCGGACATTAACATTGAGCATTTTACCATCGTTTGCCTCTATGAAGCCTTGAACCCTTCTAAGGAACTGTCAGTGAGctacctgaatgtctgtggaggaatggcagctccaTTCTTCCTGAAGTGCCGAAagtagagaaggtagtgatgctcGACAATGGGATCTGAAAAGAGAGAGACGTTCTAACTgatcccaaaggtattccattgaGTTCTGGTCGGGACTCAGGGTTGGTCAGACCATTTCAGGAATGCTGTTGTCCACAAACTATAGTCTCACAattagtgcttacaagggaacctccccatcgcacctccctcagattaagttataagttggcacagtggataggccttgaaaaactgaacacagatcaattgagaaaacaggaagaagttgtgtggaactatgaaaaaataagcaaaatatacaagctgagtagttcatgggaacataggcaacatctaggacacTGGGaccgtaggagcgccgtggtctggtggtaaagtgaggagctgcggaacgaaaggtccttggttcaaatcttccatcaagtgaaaagtttaatatttattttcagtttatgtgacaaactcttatgttttcatcacttttttgggagtgattatcacatccacaagaaaacctaaatcgggcaaggtagaagaatctttttacccattcgccaagcgtacaagttaggtgggtcgacaacatattcctgtcatgtgacgcacatgccgtcaccagtgtcgtatagaatatatcagattttcctgtggaggaatcggttgatctatgaccttgcgatcaaatgttttcggttcctattggagaggcacgtcctttcgtatactaatcgcacggttttgcgatgcggtcgcaaaacacagacactaaacttattacagtgaacagagacgtcaatgaacgaacggacagataataactattcaaaaataaagaaagtaaaattttcacccaggggaagacttcaaccaaggacctctacttctgcagctgctcacgctaccacgggaccacagcactcctgaactcacgttctccttgatgttgcctatgtcgcccatggactactcagtttgtatattttgcttattttttcgcagttccacacaacttcttcctgttttctcagttgatctgtgttcagtttatcaaggcctatccactgtgccaagttataattaaatctgaggggggtgcgatggggaggttcccttgttagtgacagGATGTATCGCCATGGTGATACAATCATCACCTCCGAACTGTCCTTCTACTGTAAGGAGTGCACATGTGCTCATATCCTTGCTCATATAGAATTTTCGTAAGCCTAATCAGGGGATGACACGCTAACCAACAAAAATACCCCAATATCGTAACTTCATCTCCTGTGTAATTCAGTTGGCGTTATACAAGATGGTGGGTAACGTTCTTCGTGCATTTTCCAAACCTAAGCCCTTCCATCAGGTTACCACTGACTTTATTGGTTAATCACTCTAAGTCCCacttttccagtcattcactgtccagtggcgtcgctgtcCACATCACCTCAAACGTCgtctccatctacatctgcatctacttagacactccgcaagccaccgtatggtgcatggcggagcggtacattgtaccactactaatcatatcctcgcaaatggagcgagggaagaatgtttctttcttttttttcgtccATACGAACCCTAATTTATCTCAGTTTATGTTCCTGGTTCTTTCGTGAAATGAacgttagtggcagtagaatcgttctgcagtcaacttcaaaagccggttctctaaattttttctgcTAGATCCCGAAGCATCCCCGTAATACTTGGGTGTTATCCAAAGCACTGGTAATAAATCCAgtggcccgcctctgaattactacGAAGTTTCCTTTTAAttggacctggtggggatcccaagcaTTCGAGCAGCACTCGAacacagaaacgtaggtttgccttttcttaatctattttctaagataagtcgtagggtctgtattgcctcacgtgcctactttcgtatggcatcatattttggagtaCTTCATCATCAAGGAAAAACGTATTCATTGTATAAAAGAGTGTAATCAGAGTAATAGCTGGAGcccatccggcagaaaaaggacgttaaggaGTGGCAATCTGGTAACACTGTAACCACTTGtctggtaactacctctgtcagcacacacacacacacacacacacacacacacacacacacacacacacacacatatatatatatatatatatatatatatatatatatatatatattcgcttacgaaatttgttgttaataacccaTTACAATTAAAAAGCAATAGCAATGTGCATAGCTCCAGTACTAGGTGGAAGGCTGATCTTCACAGCTTTGggttggcacagaaagaggtgtgttacgctgccacaaaaatctttggtcactaaccaaacagcatcaaaagtctgacagacagtgaaccaacatttaaaaacaaattaaaagacttTCTGAATAAGAACACCTTCTATTCGTGAGACGAATTCCTTGATGTAAATTAATTATCttacaactaaaaataaaaatgaaaataaataaattagaattatgGCATGTAAACAAACTTTCGCTAAACTGACAAGtcacacatcattacgaagtgtcgtgttCACGacctgtggaacaagtactaatgaaACCTGATCTCTAATCTAAGCCTATCAAATAGCCAACAGAGGGAAGACTTGCGCCGTAAGGCCAACTGACCGGTGGCTCTTAGTAAGCAGCGGTTTGTCTGCAGCGTCGGCGAGCGTGTCGGAGGCGCAGTTCTGGAGCAGGTGGGACGGCTCGCCCTGGTGGCTGAACCAGGACCAGGAGCCGACGCAGCGGCCGCAGGTGCGGCCCCGGCCGCGGCCCACGCCGCCCACGACGACCAgcacgacggcggcggcggcggcgggcggcggcgtcCCGGTGGACAGCTTCGGCCGCGTGGCCGGCTGCGACTGCCCGGCGCCGCCGCAGTACAACCCCGTCTGCGGCTCCGACGGCGTCACCTACAACAACCCGCAGATCCTCGAGTGCGCCAACCGCTGCGGCCACCGTGAGTACATTACACGGCGCAGGCGCTCGGTGCCGGGCTTCACTTAGGGATGGCTTCGGTTAAaagcgataccggtattttagttccgcTTAAACctcctcttacaaggggaggccaccaattgtgaaattcagattcgattcatactgcgcataataaaagctcatagccagaggtgtaatgtggcaaagcaccaagatgcacttctcagccgttgtcgagaaaatcgacagttaaaagaaaccgttgcggtgaaatactctcgatgattaataattttctacagcgtcgtagcgcagcggtaagcgctcgggttcgtaatccgaaggtccccggatcgaatctcgcgccatgcaatttttttttattattagttttttgtaattcaaatatatatatatatatatatatatatatatatatatatatatatatatatatatatatatataaagtattaatgaattgcttatgcatgttggtgaaggcggatcgctctccaattgtaccgcctccatttttccgttttttttaacaggatgtaccaaagccctcccgtccgcactgattttcgacaatgttataagttgcgctagggaccgcatctacctcctttccaagttagcaggcaactacgctgttatgcggcggctcgtttcggcccattcaacatctgtcattcaagtgtaacgagctagtaacggagtttatatttcatacctgccacagcaaatttgtgttcgtggggtctctattctaattcgaacgtttgacttacactatacgtattcgtttcggtatatcgtttctacgtcttccgttaactatgtgtggttaacattatgaagacaattaataacatttgtgaaacacaactttgtttgcggaaaacataatgatgttcgaagtcgccagtttttccacgacaaacgactttcaacaacttattatatgcataattgttgcaactgattgccgggaattatatatatatatatatatatatatatatatatatatatatatttgaattataaaaaacaaatactaaaaaaaagttgcatagtgcgagattcgatccggcgaccttttttttttttttttttttttttttttttttttttcaccaggaaaagggtaaatgaaaaaaagatctttattggtacaaacttaaatacaacagaaatgccatccttccggcgaaaataacacaagacaatatactcgtacaaggcgaggaaatttttatttttattttttttttttatgagcatggtgtagggaaaaaaagaataataagtctgatgtaatctaagaggcgtgaagcaatatacagtggagtgagggaaagaccagtgttgtctggggtagtgcattaaagaaaggaggcgcgtgtccatgcgcctattccactgtgggttacaatgtagaaagtagcgcggggagtctcagatgtcagcagggggggcgggagtgctgtcggcgtgtggcaccatccaactgagcgggggtgaagtaaagatcgcgtgtaggtaattggcgaagaaggcgcggtagcgtggtcgctgttcgacttcactgtgggcggtttgtaagtactgccagaaatcaaggcgtgatttgtcgccaccattatacatgtaggtgatcgtccatcccttgacccatacaatcgcatgatttttggaggcggggaaataagtattctcaggatggataaaagtccgtgggtcaatcgagtccggcggaacgcggaggtaacaggcaacgaactgtcgggcaagtttccagacgtcactggtggcagtacaagtcagttgatggacatcgtcatccacgaggtggcaaatggaacaaagtggagagtcctgtagtccgatggcgtgaaggcgatgatttgtggcgaatttttcatttgcgacttggtaccatgttgcccggacgttggagggaagaaaaggctggtggatgtgacgccaaaccgttggccaccgcgtggacggatgtctcagttcgatattgttgctggatatggaacgaaggagaggggtgtaaaaatctttaggtcgaggagaacgcgtggtcggtaagtgtgtgtgagcataactgaagtcgacgatgaaatcagaaatgtgcgtcaaatggtgcttgatgtgtccgactggtactggtggtgttatggtcgcgggcacaagaatttccagcaagctgcgcgtaagggaggtgcccccgtgccactgcttgtgcatggtggacatgtacaaggacgccgctcggagtcgcacattgacaaggccgaggcctcctgctcgcggggaaagggtgagcgtgtcgcagcggaccttaaagatcgtaccggccgtaaggaagtatccgagggcagcctggaggctgcgtccgatagttgatggcagcgggaggacctgtgcgatgtggaccattctggccgccacatgttgattgaggtattggacacgttgtaaagaatcgagtcgtcggagaagattttgtcgcaccgtcgtgcggatagtttggagtgcacgccgaaaattgatggcagcggagcggcgcacggtggaggtgaaaatgataccaagatatcgtagttgttgtacacacgggagaggtgctaagtcttcgtgtgagaggccgcgtccaatgggcatcgccgcggatttagccacattcatgttactgcccgctgcagtgccgtacgttgatatcaaatcaagtaccgtgtgtgtttcactccgtgagcggatcaagaggaggaggtcgtccgcatacgcacgacatcgaaaactgtgctgtcgcaaagtgagaccagaaaggtggctcgtcagactcccgatgagtggctccaggcttatggcatacagtagggtcgaaagtgggcagccttgccgtacggaacgccggatcgccactggtcccgccacacggccgttaacctgaatcagagattcggcggtgccgtacaggcgccggatcacgtcgatgaaggctggtggaaaacccatgcggttcatcactgagaacagaaaaggatgccgcaatttgtcgaatgcgctgtcaaaatcaatggcaaccactgcggcgcggagtctgcacgccgctgccagtgcaattaaatcgcgacattctcctgtggccgtttgtatattaactgagccgcccggagttgtctgttccggggatagaatgttAGGCgggatcttgcggcatcgcgttgccagtaggcgtgtaaaaattttacagtctgcgttaagcagagtcaggggacggtaatgtgctgtcgtcacacctggtgtcggtttgtggatgggtatcgtcagcagttcattaaacattgttgtccaccgtgatgccattagtgtgaagaaagcgcgataaaattctatcggcaatccgtcgacaccaggtgacttattcagagcaccttttttgattgcatcgtggatttcgtcacgcgtaatgggctccagcagctcgtccgcttcgtcgctggtgagggtgcgagttacgtgtggtaacacagactcctcagcgtggttgttggtagtctcctcctggtacattgtgcggtagtggtcgacaaaggcactgacgatttcggcctggcaagtgacgtgctggccgcgacaggtggtgatctcggtgataagttgtcgtcgtcgatgtttcctatcggaggcgatatgatgcatggtcggatgttcttgttccgccgaatcttgacgtcgggttcgcaccatagccccctgcagtctacggcgtgtcaaagttacaatttgcgccttaatcctgctgcgttccctctgggtgtcgggggtgggcggttgggcgtccaggtcgcggagaacggcgtagaaatagtcggtagtgtgccggcgccacatagcaacttcctttccatactgaatcaaagtacgtcgaatggcaggtttggcacattctagccaccaggtcaaggtcgtgcagtatttaggtaagcgacgttcacaggtggcccatgtctcggtaacacgttgaagacattcgggatcatgaagatgggaggtgtttagcttccacggtgcacgactacgccagaccacttgcttggggaagagaatgttgcagatgtaggcacagtggtccgaaaaggccaggggccaaagttctgcaccttggactgcaggtgtgagttcccgagagacgtaaattctatcaaggcggctcgcggagtgactcgtctggtaagtatgtccaggcgcgtcgccgtgccgaacttcccaagtgtcgcggagcaacagatctcggacgacaagacgcagttcttgacaggtgttgtagtggggcacttgatctttagggtgcaagacacaattaaaatcacccccaagcaagtaatggtcgcagcgtccaagaaacaaaggagcgatttcttctgaatagaagagggccctgtcgcgtctgcgggtggagcctgacggagcgtaaatgttgatgatacgcgtccccatgacggtgacggccatgcctctggcagatggaaggtatgtgatatcggccactggaatgccttctctggcgtagatggctacgccgcgtcccaggtggtcaccaggagaaggataagtgttatatcccgcgacgtctggtagtgtggccaggtgtacttcctgtagtagtgcgatatcgacgtccgacgcccatatcatctctcgcagcagttgaagtttcacgggtgagctaatggtgttagtgttgatcgtcgctattcggtaggtttggagccgtaacccgccgtggaggggaactccaccggcggaagatgaagagggacgaggcaacggtgagtcgtgccgtacgccacctgacggcattgtcagcggcgtaacgatgcttccgtctggggtaactctgtccccagcgtgtggtccgggtcctcatcgacgtcctcactccacaccattgaaggcgttgtcgttgtgatggtcgtacgttccacttcggtcgtaggggctgaggacgtctcggcggcagtcgcatctgtggagtccattggttcaggagcacctgagcgagccagtagagtaggcatcgacgtatccacagtcggcgtcatgttgtcgtcattcatatcgtcgtgtaggttctccgaggcctcgtcgggtcggacggcttctggagcatcggggggtggtgatccgtctcgttccgagaccgtacggcgcctcctcttgcgcctcttaggtgaacgttgtttgcgggttcgtccctccgtgtcggaagacgggagggagtcgcgtcgctctgagaggaaggtcgtcgcgggaacgtcaaatgaaggggcgtccatatgttcaggcggatgggtgtcggaagtcgtcgctgttggtagtggcgccggagtagcgtcaggctttgagcgcgacgcgtcggccccagcggtatccgtagcagctggaagggtcaccggttcatggtccgatgggcggcggccggtgggaggagaacagagcgccgatgcgtaggtgatcggtaaaaccgtcgtcggagccggaggtgccacagtAGCGGCTGgtaattgggtgattcgtcgctgaagacactcagatctgaggtggccttctttgccgcacccggaacaggtcttgggttggccgtcgtatatgacaaccgcgcggcacccgctaatttgcaggtaagatggcacgtggcgatggagatcgatggtgatctgccgtacaccgttaagaacagggtacgtttggaattgcgcccagcgttcggcagtgtggccatgtacagtgccataggggcggaaagccgcgataacgtcttccgctggaagctcgaacgggagttcgaaaactcgtatggtgcgcattcctaagccggcatggtcgacagtgaccgctccgacattgccgtcggcgtggcaaaagcgtaatccatggttggtgtcacgaagtattctttcacataccgcgtcattgacgactttgacgtacacagtactgcttaatatggacaaatggatgcccaagatgtcagaagctgggatcttagcaacgtcgcgtaggaagcgttccacttccaaggcctttggtcgtgcgtagtcgttgcagaagttgaaacgtaaagttgattttcgaaaacggttggccatgattctagtgcacgtaagcgaca
It encodes:
- the LOC124548841 gene encoding uncharacterized protein LOC124548841, with the translated sequence MTTAALCLLLLIAASASVSEAQFWSRWDGSPWWLNQDQEPTQRPQVRPRPRPTPPTTTSTTAAAAAGGGVPVDSFGRVAGCDCPAPPQYNPVCGSDGVTYNNPQILECANRCGHPVTINFIGLCVAG